One Arvicanthis niloticus isolate mArvNil1 chromosome 3, mArvNil1.pat.X, whole genome shotgun sequence DNA segment encodes these proteins:
- the Psmd6 gene encoding 26S proteasome non-ATPase regulatory subunit 6 yields MPLENLEEEGLPKNPDLRIAQLRFLLSLPEHRGDAAVREELMAAVRENNMAPYYEALCKSLDWQMDMDLLSKMKKANEEELKRLDEELEDAEKNLGESEIRDAMMAKAEYLCLIGDKEGALTAFRKTYDKTVALGHRLDIVFYLLRIGLFYMDNDLITRNTEKAKSLIEEGGDWDRRNRLKVYQGLYCVAIRDFKQAAELFLDTVSTFTSYELMDYKTFVTYTVYVSMIALERPDLREKVIKGAEILEVLHSLPAVRQYLFSLYECRYSVFFQSLAIVEQEMKKDWLFAPHYRYYVREMRIHAYSQLLESYRSLTLGYMAEAFGVGVEFIDQELSRFIAAGRLHCKIDKVNEIVETNRPDSKNWQYQETIKKGDLLLNRVQKLSRVINM; encoded by the exons ATGCCGCTAGAAAACCTAGAGGAAGAGGGTCTGCCCAAGAACCCCGACCTGCGCATCGCGCAGCTGCGCTTTCTCCTTAGCCTGCCGGAGCACCGCGGGGACGCGGCGGTGCGCGAGGAGCTGATGGCGGCCGTCCGGGAAAACA ATATGGCTCCATATTATGAAGCCTTGTGTAAATCCCTCGACTGGCAAATGGACATGGATCTCCTCagtaaaatgaagaaagcaaatgaagaagAGTTGAAACGTCTGGATGAGGAGTTGGAAGATGCAGAGAAGAATCTGGGAGAAAGTGAAATACGAGATGCAATGATGGCAAAAGCAGAGTACCTCTGTCTGATAGGTGACAAG GAGGGAGCTCTGACAGCCTTTCGCAAGACATATGATAAGACTGTGGCCCTGGGTCACCGACTAGATATTGTATTCTATCTCCTAAGGATCGGGCTCTTTTATATGGATAATGACCTCATCACTCGAAACACAGAGAAAGCCAAAAG CCTAATAGAGGAAGGCGGAGACTGGGACAGGCGAAACAGGCTGAAAGTGTACCAAGGTTTGTATTGCGTGGCTATCCGTGACTTCAAACAGGCAGCAGAGCTCTTTCTCGACACTGTTTCTACATTTACATCCTATGAGCTCATGGATTACAAGACATTTGTGACTTACACTGTTTACGTCAGTATGATTGCCTTAGAAAGACCAGATCTCAGGGAAAAG GTTATTAAAGGGGCAGAGATTCTTGAAGTGTTGCATAGTCTTCCGGCAGTTCGTCAGTATCTGTTTTCTCTCTATGAATGTCGTTATTCGGTTTTCTTCCAATCATTAG CGATTGTGGAACAGGAAATGAAAAAGGATTGGCTTTTCGCACCTCATTACCGATACTATGTAAGAGAAATGAGAATTCATGCGTACAGCCAGCTGCTGGAATCATACAGGTCATTAACCCTTGGCTACATGGCAGAAGCATTTGGTGTGGGTGTGGAATTCATTGACCA GGAACTGTCCAGGTTTATTGCTGCTGGAAGACTACACTGCAAAATCGATAAAGTAAATGAAATAGTAGAGACCAACAG acCTGATAGCAAGAACTGGCAGTACCAAGAAACCATCAAGAAAGGAGACTTGCTGCTAAACAGGGTTCAGAAATTATCCAGAGTAATTAACatgtaa